AGCGTCATGGATCGTCATCACAAGATCCCAGTCGCTGCACGGCTTTGTGAGAAAGCGAAAAACCTGCCCGCGGTTGATCGCGTCGACAGCGGTTTTCAGGTCCGGCTGTCCTGTCAGGATGATTCGCACCGTACGAGGACAATGTTCCGCGATCCATGCGAGTAGTTCCGTGCCGCGTGTTCCCGGCATATGCTGGTCACAGATGACGACATCGACCGGCCACCGTTTGAGGATTTCGCGGGCTTCTTCGCCGCTTCGAGCGGTCAAAAGTTGAAAGGTTTGATGCCGGAGAACGCGCGTCAATCCCCGCAAGAGATTCACGTCGTCGTCCACAACCAAAACCAGTGCGTCGCGTTCGGTGCTCATATCGTCCGCCCAGGTGATTCTTCAGAGCGACGGAGACGTCAATACTTTATTTGCCATAGCTTAATCGTGAGATGTCCCCGTTCAAAAAAGTCGTTGTGTCTGGCGAGGCGGCGGCCTGCTCGCTGGCGATGATAGGAGTCAGGTGGGAGCCGTGCGCCTTTGCCTTCTCTAGATCTTGCGTCGGAAGCCGAATGACAATCCGCGTGCCTGTGTTTTCTTCGCTTTCCACATTGATGCTTCCTTGGTGTCCTTCCACGATCACTCTGTAAAGATGAACCAGGGAGCGGCGGGATGTAACGGATGCTGGCTGGTGGGCAAAGTACGGTTCGAGGAAATTCTTCCGTTCCTGGGAATCCATTGCAACGCCGTTGTCAGAGACTTCTATTTCCACCCAATCTGTATCCAGGCGACGCGTACGGATCACGATGAGGCCCTTTTCATCCCCTGAGTTTTGCTGCTTTTCGATGGCTTCCACGGCGCCCAGAAGAAGATTGGACACGGCCTGGCTGAAGGCCCCCGCCATCAGTGGGACATGCGGGAGGGTGCTGTCGAATTCTGTAATGACGTCGGCGACCTTAGACACACGGGAGTGCATCACATCCACCGCGGGCTGAATAACAGCATTGAGGTCCTGAACCGTCTTTTCTGTTTCATCCGGATAGGCGAAAGTCCGAAGGGCTTTCACTATTTTCGCAAGGCGCTGGACCCCTGTGAGGGTTTCTTCCAGTGCATCCGGGAATTCCCGAGTGAGCAGTTCATCGTCCAGCATATTTCCCTGAGACCCTGTGGAAAATCCTTCTTTTTGCAGTACCAGTCCTTGCGGGTTTTGGCTGATCTCGCGCCAGGTTTCCCGCAGGAAATGGAGATTATGTTCCAGGTACTGAAGCGGGGAATTCATCTCGTGGGAGAGGATCTCGGCCAGGTGACCGATGGCTGCGAGTCGCTCGGCCTGCACCAAACGGTCTTCCCAGCGCTTCCGATCGGTGAGGTCCACCGTGATTTCGCTGATGTACCACTTGGCGTCGGGTGCCAGGAAAGGGATCGCGGTGGTTTGCACTGGGCGATTGCCTTCGCGAGGCAGGATCCGTTCCTGTGTCACCCGCATTTTGGTTCGCAACGCCCTGGCAGTGGGGCAAGCCCAGCAGGGCTCGGTCGTTCCACAGAAATACTCGTGCGTGGTTTTGCCACGATAGTCGCCATAAACAGCCCGCCGCCAAAGGTCCACATAAACCAAGCGACATTCTTGGTCCACGATGCTCAGTCCCGTGCGTGTGACCTCCAGAACCAGTTCTGTTTGCCGTCGGAAAGCGTGGATTTCCTCTTCCACTTTTTTGCGCGTCAACACGGTGCTCAAACGTTCCGCCAGTTCGTTGACAAACATGCGATAGACGGAGAAGCCTTCGTCATCAAGAAGCTCCTTGGGGCAGCATATTTCCACGGCGCCCACGTAATCATCTCCTAGAAAGATGGCGGCACTCAGTTTGTGCTCTGTTTCTTCGTACGAGTCAGCTTGGTAAACCTGCCCCCGAAAATGATCCGCGAATAGACATTTGGAAGGTCCTGGAATATCCCAGCCAGGAGATGGCTGGTCAGCTCGACCATCTCTTCGATGGAGGCACCACGTTCCGCCAGATCGCTCAGCCCGGCTAGGCATTCGAGCTGACGATTGCGCCGCTTTAACTGCTGTGTTTGGATGGCTAGTCTTTTTTCGTACTCAACTCGCTTTTCCTTTTCCTGCTCCTCCCGAATATGGGCATCGACGATGGGGGCCAGAAATCGGGCGATCATTTCGAGGGTACGCACATCCTCCTGTGTGTAATCGCTAGATTTATTGGCCAAAAAGATTGCCGCCACCAACCGATCCTGGACGATGAGAGGCACACCCAGAAACCGGGTGATGGGCACGTGCCCAGGGGGAGTCGCAACCGGTTGATTGACGCACACGGTGAGTTGCTGCTTGAGGACCTGCGCGAGGACACCGCCCAGTTCGTCCAACTCAAACACAATTTTCTTGTCTGCCATCTGGCAGCGATTCCACACGTGGCGCGTCAGGCTGGGACAAACAAGGCGGCCAGAGCGATCGATGTAGCCGATGATGCCATACTCACTCTTGAGAGCTTTGAGGATTTCATCAAGAACTTCAGAGTATACGTCGTCGCTGGAAAGTCGCAGGAAGCATTCGTTGATCCGAGTCAGTGTCTCAACGAGGGAGGCCGCCGAGGCGTCCGCGCAGGGTTGTGTATCCAAGGATTTGTTGGCCGCACCCATTCGAGCGGAATCCTCTATGACTGCAAAGCCGAGTGGCGGGGCCGGGGTGACAGGTTTCACCGTTTCATTCTGCTCGTTCATGAGCAACCTCCGCGGCCTGCTTCAAAGGGACAGACCCTTCAATGTTAATGACTCGGCATCGACGTTCGCGATTTTTCGTGCCCAGCGGTGCTGTGCGGAACTTCCGACCATCTTCCAGACAGGAAAATGCAAGGGCTGCCACTGCTAGGGAGCGGTTCTGGCCATTACTAGGAAAATTGAGGCCTCCTGGCTTTTGCCTTTTGTTAAAACAATAGGTCACAAATGCGGCGTGTCGGGACGTGTTCGTTCGGCGGGCATCTTCAGTGAGCGACGTTCGGGGAACCTTTCACCGCGGGCTGGGGAGGGGTAGCAGTACAGAAGTAGGTCCTCGTGCGATGGCGAGAATTGCTCAGGTGGCAGGTCCCCGCGCCTCACGGGCTGCGTTTTTGTTACGCCGTTCGAACCGGTGGAAGCTCCGTCGGCATTTTTCGAATATCCCACCGAATCTCCACACGCGGAACAAACGGAATCGAACACTGGTATGGCCCTGAAGACGCCGAAGAAACGCCGTTGGTAGGAAACGAGTGGCCAGGAAAGGCTTTGGAACTACTTGTGCACGTGGGATCGAGAGCTAAGAACCTGCTCTCGCCGTCCCCAGCTGTTCCACCACGTGACCTATACTTTTTATGGCCCGTAGTATCGATTCCCGATTTCCCATTCGTTTCTGAGCGTTAATAAGGGGGGTTCTGGAGATGGCTGCCGTTTCTGCGTCAACCGGCTCCGCGCTGGAGAATGTGGTCCGTCGCGTGCACGATATTTCCAGCATTCCGCAAGTTGCCCTGCGGGTACTTGAAGTGGCGAACGATCCCGATTCAAGTGCCAGTGACCTTAAAGAGGTTATGGAAACAGACGCTGCCCTAAGTGCACGAGTCTTGCGGTACGTTAATTCGTCTGCCTACGCGGTGCGAACCCGCATCACCAATCTACAGCAAGCGATTGCCTATCTTGGAATGAAACAGATCCGCAATATTGCGCTAACGGCCAGCGTGGCGGAAATGTTTCGAAATGACATGGGGGTGGAGCCGTACCGGCGCTCCAGTCTCTGGAAACATCTCGTTTCGGTCGGGATCTGCGCGCGGTTGATCGCCATGCGGTGCAAAATCGCGGCATTCGAGGACGTTTTTCTGGCCGGCCTTTTGCACGATATTGGCATCATCCTTGAAGATCAGTATGTGCACCCCAAGTTTCGTCAAATGATTATGGCGCTGACTCCGGAAAAGTCGCTCTGCGAATGGGAACGGCAGTTCCTGGGCTTTGACCACGCAGAGTTGGGCGAGGCGGTCGCCCGAGCATGGGGATTCCCCGAAAATGTGCGGACTTCCATTGCCTTTCATCACAATGCGGCCCTTTATCGCGGCGAGCAGATTAACATCATTCGCTGCGTCGCCGTGGCCAACCTCATCTGTACTTTGAAAGGCATGCCTTCTGTGGGAATCAACCTCGTCCGCGTACCCACTTGGGCCCTCCAGGGATTGAATCTCACAAAGGCAGATATTGCTGTGCTGGCTGAAGACCTGGATCGGGAAATAGCCCAAAACGCGATGTTGTATGAACTTTGACGGACGGGGAACGAATCGGTTGTGTGAAGCGTGAAGACCGCGGCGGAATAGATCGCGCAAATGTGGCCGAGGGGCAAAGACAGCCGAAAGCGAGGTGACAAATGGATGGCATCGTCCCCGAAAACCTGACTGAGTTTTTAGAAAAGTGGCAGGATCCCGAGGTGGGAAATTTCTCCCAGCCTTTCAGAGCATCTGGTTCGGGGTTCCTCGCACGGTGCAAAGCCCTGTGGGTTCAGTCACTCGGTTGCCCGGGGGATGGACCGACGGCCTCAACCACACTTATCAACACACTCGCCCCGGCTGTTTGGGACAAATTGGTTGACCTGGTGAAACATGTGGACCCCACAGTCGGAGCGCACCGCCTGGCGGTTCCCAACGAGCCCTCCTCATTCCTTCTTGTCTGGCCGCTACGGGGGACATTGCCCCCTCAAGTCTTGGCTGCTGTTCTTGAGAACGACTGGTTGAAAGAAGATGCTGAGGATGGCTGGCGAGATTGGTACGAAGACGACTCGGCCATGCCGGCCGCGGAGATTCTCACGATGTTGCTCTTGGAGTTGGAATGGCAACAGAAGGAGAAACTTCTCCAGGCCGAAAAGCATGTGGAGCAGCTCCTTAACGAACGGATCACGTTGAAGACCTCGCATGCCGAGGCGGTAGCTAGTGTGGTGGCTGAGCGCGAGCAGCGGCTTCGGGAGCAGGAGGAGCACTACCATCAAATTCAAACCATCATGCGCAAGGCGGCCGACGCCATTGTGACGCTTAACGAATCGGGAACGATTCAGTCGATCAATGAGGCGGCGGAAGAAATCTTTGGTTTTCGCGAGAATGAACTTGTTGGCCAACCGGTGGATGTGCTTCTGGGGTGTGACCATCGGGAGGCGTCCTCTTTAGAGGTTCTCTGCCAGGCCCTCAAGAGTGAACGACAGGTGTGCGAAATTCAGGGGCAGCGGAAAGACGGAACGGCCATCGAGCTCGAGCTCTCGGTAAGCGAGGTGTCCCTCGGGCAGGAACGCAGGTACATCGTCATTTTTCGCGATATCACCATTCGCAAGCGATTGGAAGAGCAGCAACGCCGTCTCCATCTGATGAACCAGATGATTCTGAATGCGGCCGGGGATGGCATCGTCGGCGTCGATCATGAAGGACGCATCACGTTTGTCAATCCGGCTGCATCGCGGATGCTGGGTTGGGAATGCGACGAACTCTTGGGGCGGTCGTTTCGGGAGACTGTGCATCAGCCTGTGGCGCAGGCCGGAAACCACGGAATGAGAGATTTCTTCCCGGTCAAGGGCTTGCCACATTCGGCCACGCCTGCACTGACGCAGACCGTATTTCGGCGGCGCGACGGAAGCACGTTTCCTGTGGAATGCAGCAGCCAGCCGATCCGGGAGGATGAGAGGATTACCGGTCAGGTCATTACATTTCGCGATATTTCAGAACGGCAAATGCTGGAAGCCAAGCTGCGCCAGGCTCAGAAGATGGAATCGATCGGCCAGTTGGCGGCCGGAATCGCCCACGAGATCAATACCCCACCCAATACATTGGGGACAATATTTGTTTCGTCCTGGAAGCATGGAAGGAACTGGATCCCATCTTTCAGGGTTGTCTCGAAATTCGCAGGCGGTTGCTCAGTGAAGAGGCGATCCAGGAAGAACACCTGGCGGCTCTCTACGATGCAATCCGCGAGGTTGACCTGGACTACCTGTATGAGGATGTTCCACGCGCTCTCAATGAAGCAATGGAAGGCGTGCGCGGGGTGGCCAAGATTGTCCGTTCGATGAAAGAATTCTCGCACCCAGCGGCGCAGGCGAAGCAGGTGGTGGATTTCAACCGCTGTGTGGAGAGCACGGTGACAGTGTGCCGAAACGAGTGGAAATATGTGGCGGATGTGGAGCTCGATTTAGACCCGCGACTTCCACCTGTGTATTGTTCGCCTGGTGAAATGAATCAGGTGTTACTCAATCTGATTGTGAATGCAGCCCATGCCATTGGGGACAAACTGGGAGGGGTCACAAATGAACGGGGAAAAATTACGATTTCGACGCGCTGCCAGGGGGATTGGCTGGAGATCCGCGTCAGTGATACGGGAACCGGTATTCCAGAGGCCATCCGCGACCGCATCTTCGATCCCTTCTTTACAACCAAACCCGTGGGTAAGGGAACCGGACAGGGCCTGGCGATCACGCATTCGATCGTGGTGGAAAAGCACCATGGCACGATCGATGTTGAAACGACCCCAGGAAAAGGGACGACCTTTATCGTGCGCATTCCTATTCACGATCAGGAAGAGGAAAAGAATGCTTCCGATTTGCCTGGCGGGTCTCCCGAGTCCGTGATCGCATGACAGGTACAAGGCCTTTGGCCAGGTTTGCGCGACATCAACCGTGCCCATTCCCGTTAATAGGAGTGAACAGACTGTGGAGATTTTAAGATCCGTGCTCCTGGAGAACAGAAAAAAGCGGATTCTCTTGCTCGATGACGAACCGGCCGTGGTCCGTTCCCTGGCCAGGATCATCAACCAGTTCCACCGTGATTGGGAACTTGAGGCCGTCACCGATCCGGAAGAAGCCTGGCTGCGCTTGCAGCGTGACCGATTTGATGTCCTGGTGACGGATGTGCGGATGCCCAAAGTCACAGGTTTGACCCTTTTGGAACGGATGCAGATGGACCCGCGCACGGCCTGTATTCCTGTGGTGGTTGTCACGGGATGGGGGGATTACGAAACCAAGCTGCGTGCCCTTGAATTGGGGGCGATGGATCTGCTGGAAAAACCCGTGGAACCGCGGCACCTGGTCACCCGATTGCAGCAGGTCCTGCGATGGAAAGAGGGGCAGGACATCCTCGCCGCACTCAACGTGCGTTTGCGTCGGATTCTGGACCGACACTTGCGAGAGCTTGCTTCTGAGCGAATGGGAACCATCTTGCGGCTGCTGATTGTGATCCAGCAGCGCAATCCTGATTTAGCTTTCCACAGCATGCGGGTTGCTGTGTATTCCAAAGTGCTCGCGCAATTGCTGAAGCTGGAGGACAGTCAGTGTCGCGAGATCTTTTGGGCGGGAATGCTCCACGACGTGGGCAAGATCGCTTTGCCCGATGCTCTCCTTGTGCGGGCAGGCATGTTCAGTCCTGGGGAGATAACCATCTGGCAAAAGCATTGCCAGTATGGCGAGCAGATTTTGCGGGGGCGCACGCCCTGGTCAGGCATGCTGCCAACCGGCGAAGACAGCGATTCCGGGACATCATCGATCGTCAAGACGGCTGCCCAGGTTGCGATTAGTCATCACGAGCGATGGGACGGCACGGGGTTCCCGTACGGGTTGGAAGGCGGAGCGATACCCCTCCCGGGACGGATCGTCGCCATTGCTGATGCCATCGACCATGCAACCCGCCCGGTGGCTTGGGCACATCTCTCTTCTCTCGTGGTATTGCCAGCGTCGGAAGAGGCGCACAAGGCGTTTGATCCGCGGATGGTTGAAGTGTTCCGCTGCCATGAGGAGGTCTTTCGCAAGCTCAGCGATCGGTTTCGAAGAATTCCTGCGGACAATGAAGGGTGGCTGGCGAGTGTGGACACCCAGTTATGCGGGGAATGGCAAGACGCTGCCAGTTCCGATTCGGACGAATCGAGTGCGCGGTGTTTATCGGAGTAAGCAATGAAGCGGATCATTTTCGTGGATGACGACACGAGAGTCCTGGAAGGTCTTCGGCGGTTGATGCGGGGATTCCGCTCCCAGTGGCAGATGGAATTTTTTGACAACCCCCTCAAGGCCCTCGAGCAAATCGAGAAGCAGCCACCAGACGTCGTCGTGAGCGACATTCGGATGCCTGTTATGGACGGTGCCGAGCTTTTGACGCAGGTTCAGGAGCGCGCACCGGCCACCATCCGAATCGCGCTGAGTGGGCAGTGCGATCGGGCGGCCGTCATGCGGGCTATCAGGCCCACCCATCAATTTCTTGCCAAACCATGTGAGCCGGAGACATTGCGGAAAACCCTCACCCGATTGAGCGAACTGAGGGACCGCGTCATCAACGAGGAGGTTCGGGCAGAGATTTCACGGATAGCGGCACTCCCGGTCGTGCCAGAAGCACTGACCCAGTTGCGGCGTGTTCTGACGCAGGATGATGTGAGTATCAGAACCGTGGCCAAGCTAATGGCTTCTGACGTTGGTATGTGCGCCAAGGTGATGCAGCTTGTCAGTTCCAATTTTTTTGGAACGCAGCGCAGCGCGTGTCTGCCGGAGGAAGCAGTGCGAGTACTCGGGATGGATGTCATTCGGCCGCTGGTGCTGTCGCAGGACCTGTTTACGCCCATCCCGCTCGAGGAAGATCTCAGTCATTTGGGGAGATTTTACAATCGTCTTTGCTGCACAGTGGCACGGGCCGCGCAGCGAATCGCTCAGATGGAAAACGCGGGGGAACCCTTTTGCACGTACAGCTATCTGGGCGGACTTTTCGCTAAAGTGGGTGTGGTTATTTATGCAGCGCTGGATATCACCAAATATCACCAGATCTTCAGACTCGCTGTGGAGGGGCACGGATCGCTCAGGCAACTGGAAACTCAGGTCTACGGCGTTGCTCGGACCCAGGCGGGCGCATATCTCTTTGCACTCTGGGGCCTGCCGGAACCCGTGGTGGACGCCGTGATGTATGCGGATCGGCCATCTGCGTCCCCGGTAGGGGGATTTACTCCGACCACAGCGGTTCATGTAGCGGAGGTACTGGTCCAGCGGCTGGTGGGAAGCATCGGTGGGGGTCAACCGTTCCTGAACCAGGATTATCTTCGCACGATCGGTCTGGAGGACCGCCTAAAAAGCTGGGAGAAAGAAGTGGAGCAAGTGGTCGAAGAGACATTCCGGGACGAGGAACGTGAGGGAAATGTGAGCGAGCCGGTCCTTCAAGAGACAGCAACAGAGTGAGAAAGATATGAGTGACAAGATTCTTTTTGTGGACGACGACGTGCATATCCTTCAAGCATTCCAGAGAACGCTTCGCCGCAAGTTCAATCTTGAGACGGCGCTGGGACCCGAGGAAGGACTGCGCTGTGTCAGAGAAAGGGGGCCGTTTGCGGTGGTCGTCTCGGATATGCGGATGCCGAACATGAATGGAGTGGAATTCCTACGGCAAGTCCGCGAGATCAATCCCGACACGGTGAGGATGATTTTAACCGGCAATGCCGATCAACAGACGGCTATTGACGCGGTCAATGAGGGATACATCTTCCGGTTCCTGACCAAACCATGTCCGCCGGAAGTCCTGGCGCGTGCGCTGGAAGCGGGACTGGAACAGTACCGTCTGATCACGGCAGAGCGCGAGCTTCTCTCCAAAACCTTGGCTGGCTGCATCCGCGTGCTCACAGACATCCTGAGCCTGGTGGCCCCCGAAGCCTTTGGGCGAGCGCTCCGCGTGCGCGAAATTGCGGCCCGTTTGTGTCGGGAACTCAATGTTCGCGATTCCTGGCAGATCGAGATTGCAGCGATGCTCGCACCAATCGGATGTATTGCCATGCCGGACGAGATCGTGCGGAAGGTGTTTCGGGGCGAGGCCCTCAAAGATCACGAGCAGTTGACCTATCAGACGCATCCCAGAATCGCCTACGATTTGTTGAGCAAAATTCCCCGGCTTGAACAGGTGGCTCTCATCGTGGCCTATCAAGAAAAGCTTTTTGACGGCCGTGGATTTCCGGCCGATCTGATCGCTGAGGAGGCGATTCCACTGGGATCCCGGATATTGAAACTGGCGATGGATTGGGATGACCTTTTGCAGGCGGGGATTTCTCCGGAGATGGCATTGGCCGAAATCATGGATCGTCGCGGCTGGTATGATCCGGCTGTGGTGGCAGCACTGCGGCGGACGCTCAACCTGAATCGCGTGTGCGTGGTACGAGAAATGAAAGTTTCCGACCTGGTGGACGGCTTGATCCTGGCCGATAACGTGTATTCCGTCAGTGGAACGCTTCTTTGCAGCAAAGGTCAGGAAATCACCCCGGCGATTCGCTTTCGCTTGCGCAATTACGCAGTGAACGTGGGGATCGCCCGGCCTATTCGCGTTTTCGTACCCACCAATACCGACCAGGAAAACCTGGAAAACCAACTCATTCCCGACCAATGAACTACTGAACACCTGTCAGTGGTTTTTTGCCAGAAAACGTGGAGAATGATAAGTAAGTCCCGAAAAACGTTTGGTTGCCTGGGAAGTGCTTATTGTTGATCTCTACACAAGGCAACTTTTTTCGTCTGTTCGTTTTTTCGGTTGGTGCATGTCCATGCGAGATTGGTATAATTAATGGAGAGCGAACTGGATGTGAAGTTCTTATAAGCCAACATCGGCGGGGGCGCCATCATGATCATCCGCTGTCCGGATTGTTCGGGCACGCTGGAAGTGGGGGACGGTCAATTACCCGACGATGTGGTCTGCCCACACTGCGGTCGACACAATCCTTTTGAAACAGCGACTCTCTCGATCCATCCCAAAGATCTCATCGCCCTTGGCCATTTTCAGCTCCTCGAACACATAGGAACTGGAAGATTCGGGGAAGTCTTCAAAGCGCGGGATATCAGGTTGAACCGCATTGTGGCTCTCAAGATCCCCCGCACGGAGATGATGGACGAGGGAACAAGGCGGTGGTTTTTACGAGAGGCCCGGGCTGCTGCCAAACTCCGCCATCCGAACATTGTGGCCATTCATGAGGTGGGTGTCGCGGACGGCCGGATCTACATTGCAAGTGACTATATCGAAGGGTGCACACTTGCCAATTATTTGGCAGCGACCCGGCCGACATTATGCGAGATTGTGAACATTTGTATCCAGGTCGCGGATGCCCTTCATTATGTCCATCAGGAGGGGGTAATCCATCGTGACCTGAAACCAAGCAATATTCTTTTGGATGCCCAGCGACGGGCCTATGTGACCGATTTTGGACTGGCAAAAGAGCTGACCACTGACTCCACCGTGACAGCCGAAGGGCTCGTCTTGGGCACGCCATCGTACATGTCACCGGAACAAGCCAAAGGAGGGGCATGCCACGCCGATGCCCGTAGCGACGTGTTTTCGCTGGGGGTCATCCTGTACGAGATGCTGGCTGGCAAGCTGCCTTTCAGTGCAGACAGTGTTCATGGGTTGCTGGACCAGATCCGATATGTGGATCCGACTCCTCCCCGCCGTTTTAACAGGCAAGTTTCCAGGGACCTGGAAACAATCTGCTTGAAAGCCCTTGCCAAGGACCCCGCGGCTCGCTACCAGAGTGCACTTGAGTTTGCCGAGGATCTTCGGCGGTTCCGTGCGGGATTGCCCATTCGCGCAAGACGGGTGGGCTGGGTGGGGCGGACAGCACGCTGGATTGAGAGGAACCGCCCGCTCGCGATCACCTTATGCGGTTTGGTGTTTTTGGCGTTACTCGTGACAACACTGGTTGCTACCCAAGTGTACCGG
This is a stretch of genomic DNA from Thermogutta terrifontis. It encodes these proteins:
- a CDS encoding response regulator, translated to MSTERDALVLVVDDDVNLLRGLTRVLRHQTFQLLTARSGEEAREILKRWPVDVVICDQHMPGTRGTELLAWIAEHCPRTVRIILTGQPDLKTAVDAINRGQVFRFLTKPCSDWDLVMTIHDALEAARSPMNVSCRRPDHATP
- a CDS encoding sensor histidine kinase → MGAVEICCPKELLDDEGFSVYRMFVNELAERLSTVLTRKKVEEEIHAFRRQTELVLEVTRTGLSIVDQECRLVYVDLWRRAVYGDYRGKTTHEYFCGTTEPCWACPTARALRTKMRVTQERILPREGNRPVQTTAIPFLAPDAKWYISEITVDLTDRKRWEDRLVQAERLAAIGHLAEILSHEMNSPLQYLEHNLHFLRETWREISQNPQGLVLQKEGFSTGSQGNMLDDELLTREFPDALEETLTGVQRLAKIVKALRTFAYPDETEKTVQDLNAVIQPAVDVMHSRVSKVADVITEFDSTLPHVPLMAGAFSQAVSNLLLGAVEAIEKQQNSGDEKGLIVIRTRRLDTDWVEIEVSDNGVAMDSQERKNFLEPYFAHQPASVTSRRSLVHLYRVIVEGHQGSINVESEENTGTRIVIRLPTQDLEKAKAHGSHLTPIIASEQAAASPDTTTFLNGDISRLSYGK
- a CDS encoding GAF domain-containing protein — its product is MNEQNETVKPVTPAPPLGFAVIEDSARMGAANKSLDTQPCADASAASLVETLTRINECFLRLSSDDVYSEVLDEILKALKSEYGIIGYIDRSGRLVCPSLTRHVWNRCQMADKKIVFELDELGGVLAQVLKQQLTVCVNQPVATPPGHVPITRFLGVPLIVQDRLVAAIFLANKSSDYTQEDVRTLEMIARFLAPIVDAHIREEQEKEKRVEYEKRLAIQTQQLKRRNRQLECLAGLSDLAERGASIEEMVELTSHLLAGIFQDLPNVYSRIIFGGRFTKLTRTKKQSTN
- a CDS encoding HDOD domain-containing protein, with the protein product MAAVSASTGSALENVVRRVHDISSIPQVALRVLEVANDPDSSASDLKEVMETDAALSARVLRYVNSSAYAVRTRITNLQQAIAYLGMKQIRNIALTASVAEMFRNDMGVEPYRRSSLWKHLVSVGICARLIAMRCKIAAFEDVFLAGLLHDIGIILEDQYVHPKFRQMIMALTPEKSLCEWERQFLGFDHAELGEAVARAWGFPENVRTSIAFHHNAALYRGEQINIIRCVAVANLICTLKGMPSVGINLVRVPTWALQGLNLTKADIAVLAEDLDREIAQNAMLYEL
- a CDS encoding PAS domain-containing protein, with translation MDGIVPENLTEFLEKWQDPEVGNFSQPFRASGSGFLARCKALWVQSLGCPGDGPTASTTLINTLAPAVWDKLVDLVKHVDPTVGAHRLAVPNEPSSFLLVWPLRGTLPPQVLAAVLENDWLKEDAEDGWRDWYEDDSAMPAAEILTMLLLELEWQQKEKLLQAEKHVEQLLNERITLKTSHAEAVASVVAEREQRLREQEEHYHQIQTIMRKAADAIVTLNESGTIQSINEAAEEIFGFRENELVGQPVDVLLGCDHREASSLEVLCQALKSERQVCEIQGQRKDGTAIELELSVSEVSLGQERRYIVIFRDITIRKRLEEQQRRLHLMNQMILNAAGDGIVGVDHEGRITFVNPAASRMLGWECDELLGRSFRETVHQPVAQAGNHGMRDFFPVKGLPHSATPALTQTVFRRRDGSTFPVECSSQPIREDERITGQVITFRDISERQMLEAKLRQAQKMESIGQLAAGIAHEINTPPNTLGTIFVSSWKHGRNWIPSFRVVSKFAGGCSVKRRSRKNTWRLSTMQSARLTWTTCMRMFHALSMKQWKACAGWPRLSVR
- a CDS encoding sensor histidine kinase, translating into MKEFSHPAAQAKQVVDFNRCVESTVTVCRNEWKYVADVELDLDPRLPPVYCSPGEMNQVLLNLIVNAAHAIGDKLGGVTNERGKITISTRCQGDWLEIRVSDTGTGIPEAIRDRIFDPFFTTKPVGKGTGQGLAITHSIVVEKHHGTIDVETTPGKGTTFIVRIPIHDQEEEKNASDLPGGSPESVIA
- a CDS encoding HD domain-containing phosphohydrolase; amino-acid sequence: MEILRSVLLENRKKRILLLDDEPAVVRSLARIINQFHRDWELEAVTDPEEAWLRLQRDRFDVLVTDVRMPKVTGLTLLERMQMDPRTACIPVVVVTGWGDYETKLRALELGAMDLLEKPVEPRHLVTRLQQVLRWKEGQDILAALNVRLRRILDRHLRELASERMGTILRLLIVIQQRNPDLAFHSMRVAVYSKVLAQLLKLEDSQCREIFWAGMLHDVGKIALPDALLVRAGMFSPGEITIWQKHCQYGEQILRGRTPWSGMLPTGEDSDSGTSSIVKTAAQVAISHHERWDGTGFPYGLEGGAIPLPGRIVAIADAIDHATRPVAWAHLSSLVVLPASEEAHKAFDPRMVEVFRCHEEVFRKLSDRFRRIPADNEGWLASVDTQLCGEWQDAASSDSDESSARCLSE
- a CDS encoding HDOD domain-containing protein codes for the protein MKRIIFVDDDTRVLEGLRRLMRGFRSQWQMEFFDNPLKALEQIEKQPPDVVVSDIRMPVMDGAELLTQVQERAPATIRIALSGQCDRAAVMRAIRPTHQFLAKPCEPETLRKTLTRLSELRDRVINEEVRAEISRIAALPVVPEALTQLRRVLTQDDVSIRTVAKLMASDVGMCAKVMQLVSSNFFGTQRSACLPEEAVRVLGMDVIRPLVLSQDLFTPIPLEEDLSHLGRFYNRLCCTVARAAQRIAQMENAGEPFCTYSYLGGLFAKVGVVIYAALDITKYHQIFRLAVEGHGSLRQLETQVYGVARTQAGAYLFALWGLPEPVVDAVMYADRPSASPVGGFTPTTAVHVAEVLVQRLVGSIGGGQPFLNQDYLRTIGLEDRLKSWEKEVEQVVEETFRDEEREGNVSEPVLQETATE
- a CDS encoding HD domain-containing phosphohydrolase, which codes for MSDKILFVDDDVHILQAFQRTLRRKFNLETALGPEEGLRCVRERGPFAVVVSDMRMPNMNGVEFLRQVREINPDTVRMILTGNADQQTAIDAVNEGYIFRFLTKPCPPEVLARALEAGLEQYRLITAERELLSKTLAGCIRVLTDILSLVAPEAFGRALRVREIAARLCRELNVRDSWQIEIAAMLAPIGCIAMPDEIVRKVFRGEALKDHEQLTYQTHPRIAYDLLSKIPRLEQVALIVAYQEKLFDGRGFPADLIAEEAIPLGSRILKLAMDWDDLLQAGISPEMALAEIMDRRGWYDPAVVAALRRTLNLNRVCVVREMKVSDLVDGLILADNVYSVSGTLLCSKGQEITPAIRFRLRNYAVNVGIARPIRVFVPTNTDQENLENQLIPDQ